The following proteins are co-located in the Streptomyces sp. NBC_01198 genome:
- a CDS encoding DUF6328 family protein, with protein sequence MPDRIDDPGRHETAEERADRRWGDLLQELRVAQTGVQILFGFLLTVVFQQRFTELSTTNRHLYVATVVVGAATTGALVGPVAMHRLLTGRRLKPETVVWASRITVLGLFLLLCTMACSLLLVLRLAVHDTVAAWLAGGMVFWFALCWLVLPLWARHSSASEAERAEE encoded by the coding sequence ATGCCGGACAGGATCGACGACCCGGGCAGGCACGAGACAGCCGAGGAACGCGCGGACCGCCGCTGGGGCGACCTGCTCCAGGAGCTGCGGGTCGCGCAGACCGGAGTGCAGATCCTCTTCGGCTTCCTGCTGACCGTGGTCTTCCAGCAGCGCTTCACCGAGCTGTCCACCACCAACCGGCACCTCTACGTGGCCACGGTGGTCGTCGGCGCGGCGACCACCGGCGCCCTGGTCGGCCCGGTGGCAATGCACCGGCTGCTGACCGGCCGGCGCCTCAAGCCCGAGACGGTGGTGTGGGCGTCCAGGATCACCGTGCTCGGCCTGTTCCTGCTGCTGTGCACGATGGCCTGCTCGCTGCTCCTCGTCCTCCGGCTGGCCGTCCACGACACCGTCGCGGCCTGGCTGGCCGGCGGGATGGTGTTCTGGTTCGCCCTGTGCTGGCTGGTCCTCCCGCTGTGGGCCAGGCACAGCAGCGCGTCCGAGGCGGAGCGCGCCGAGGAGTGA
- the kdpA gene encoding potassium-transporting ATPase subunit KdpA, producing the protein MNDTLAGWLQILALVGALALTYRPLGDYIARILTTERHLTVEKIFYRLGGVNPHVDQRWPAYLRSVLAFAAVSVLFLYGFQRLQNHFLLSIGMKAVAPGTAFNTAASFVTNTNWQSYSGEATMGHLVQMAGLAVQNFVSAAVGIAVVATLIRGFTRKRTDRVGNFWVDLTRITFRLLVPMAFVFAIVLVALGAVQNFHGIQQISTLVGDKQSLTGGPVASQEAIKELGTNGGGFYNANSAHPFENPNGTSNILEIYLLLVISFSLPRTFGKMVGDHRQGYAILAVMGLIWAASVALITVNELHSVSSTAGHSAGGMLEGKEQRFGIWASALFAASTTLTSTGAVNSFHDSFSPGGGGMTIFNMMLGEIAPGGTGSGLYGILILAVIAVFVAGLMVGRTPEYLGKKLGAREMKFASLYILATPAVVLIGTGTAMSLKGERASMLNTGPHGFSEVLYAFTSAANNNGSAFAGLTVTSDWWNTALGLAMLLGRFLPMIFVLALAGSLARQQPVPVTAGTLPTHRPQFVGLLTGVIVIVVGLTYFPALALGPLAEGLH; encoded by the coding sequence GTGAACGACACGCTCGCGGGCTGGCTGCAGATCCTCGCCCTGGTGGGCGCGCTGGCGCTGACGTACCGTCCGCTGGGCGACTACATCGCCCGGATCCTGACCACCGAGCGGCATCTGACGGTGGAGAAGATCTTCTACCGGCTCGGCGGGGTGAATCCGCACGTCGACCAGCGGTGGCCGGCCTATCTGCGCAGCGTGCTCGCCTTCGCCGCGGTGTCGGTGCTGTTCCTCTACGGCTTCCAGCGGCTGCAGAACCACTTCCTGCTGTCCATCGGGATGAAGGCGGTGGCTCCCGGCACGGCGTTCAACACCGCTGCGTCGTTCGTGACGAACACGAACTGGCAGTCGTACAGCGGTGAGGCGACGATGGGCCATCTGGTGCAGATGGCCGGTCTGGCGGTGCAGAACTTCGTCTCGGCCGCGGTGGGTATCGCGGTGGTGGCGACGCTGATCCGCGGCTTCACCCGCAAGCGGACGGACCGGGTGGGGAACTTCTGGGTCGATCTGACGCGGATCACCTTCCGGCTGCTGGTGCCGATGGCGTTCGTCTTCGCGATCGTGCTGGTCGCGCTGGGGGCGGTGCAGAACTTCCACGGTATCCAGCAGATCAGCACGCTGGTCGGTGACAAGCAGTCGCTGACCGGTGGTCCGGTCGCCTCGCAGGAGGCGATCAAGGAGCTGGGGACCAACGGCGGCGGCTTCTACAACGCGAACTCCGCCCACCCGTTCGAGAACCCGAACGGGACGAGCAACATCCTGGAGATCTACCTGCTGCTGGTGATCTCCTTCTCGCTGCCGCGTACGTTCGGGAAGATGGTCGGTGACCACCGGCAGGGTTACGCGATCCTGGCCGTGATGGGCCTGATCTGGGCCGCGTCGGTGGCGCTGATCACGGTCAACGAGCTGCACAGTGTGAGCAGCACGGCCGGTCACAGTGCGGGCGGGATGCTGGAGGGCAAGGAGCAGCGGTTCGGCATCTGGGCCTCGGCGTTGTTCGCGGCGTCCACGACGCTGACCTCGACCGGTGCGGTGAACTCCTTCCATGATTCGTTCTCGCCAGGTGGCGGCGGGATGACGATCTTCAACATGATGCTCGGCGAGATCGCGCCGGGCGGCACGGGCTCCGGGCTGTACGGGATCTTGATCCTGGCGGTCATCGCGGTGTTCGTGGCCGGTCTGATGGTCGGGCGGACCCCGGAGTATCTGGGCAAGAAGCTCGGTGCGCGGGAGATGAAGTTCGCCTCGCTGTACATCCTGGCGACCCCGGCGGTGGTGCTGATCGGCACGGGTACGGCGATGTCGCTGAAGGGTGAGCGGGCCTCGATGCTCAACACCGGCCCGCACGGCTTCTCCGAGGTCCTCTACGCCTTCACCTCCGCCGCCAACAACAACGGCTCCGCCTTCGCCGGCCTGACAGTGACCTCGGACTGGTGGAACACGGCGCTGGGTCTGGCCATGTTGCTCGGCCGCTTCCTGCCGATGATCTTCGTGCTGGCGCTGGCCGGTTCGCTGGCGAGACAGCAGCCGGTCCCGGTCACCGCCGGGACGCTGCCCACGCACCGGCCGCAGTTCGTCGGCCTGCTCACCGGCGTGATCGTGATCGTCGTCGGCCTCACCTATTTCCCCGCGCTCGCGCTGGGTCCGCTCGCGGAAGGCCTGCACTGA
- a CDS encoding plasmid stabilization protein produces MPRGSSAKRERQYEHIKDSAEQRGESAGRAEEIAARTVNKERARAGESRTASRSSLRDMSSSRRGGKRSHTGSGGPTKAQLYNEAKQRNVKGRSTMTKAELSKALGR; encoded by the coding sequence GTGCCCAGAGGGTCGAGCGCCAAGCGTGAACGCCAGTACGAGCACATCAAGGACAGCGCCGAGCAGCGCGGCGAGTCCGCGGGCCGCGCGGAGGAGATCGCCGCGCGCACGGTGAACAAGGAGCGCGCCCGGGCGGGCGAGTCCCGTACCGCCAGCCGCTCCTCGCTGCGGGACATGTCGTCCTCGCGGCGCGGCGGCAAGCGCTCGCACACCGGCTCCGGCGGCCCCACGAAGGCGCAGCTGTACAACGAGGCCAAGCAGCGCAACGTCAAGGGCCGCTCCACGATGACCAAGGCCGAGCTGAGCAAGGCGCTCGGGCGCTGA
- the kdpB gene encoding potassium-transporting ATPase subunit KdpB: protein MSLASSGPPASPGGGPNPQPASHRVSGGLLDPKQLLVSIPDAARKLDPRVMVRNPVMFVVEVGAVLTTAFAIKDPTVFAWVITVWLWLTVVFANLAEAVAEGRGKAQAETLRRTKTETAARRLTGWRPGAGDVQEEEVGAAALKLGDHVVVEAGQTIPGDGDVVEGVASVDESAITGESAPVIRESGGDRSAVTGGTKVLSDRIVVKITSKPGETFIDRMIALVEGAARQKTPNEIALNILLASLTIVFLLAVVTLQPFAVFAGAEQSIIVLVSLVVALIPTTIGALLSAIGIAGMDRLVQRNVLAMSGRAVEAAGDVNTLLLDKTGTITLGNREAAEFLPVGGTSVEALADAAQLSSLSDETPEGRSIVVLAKEQYGLRGRELGSQAEFVPFTAQTRMSGVDLSEDGDLTEGGDRRSLRKGAASAVMHWIRDNGGHPNDEAGPLVDAIASGGGTPLVVGEVVHRDGEVTATVLGVINLTDVVKAGMRERFDELRRMGIRTVMITGDNPMTARAIAEEAGVDDFLAEATPEDKMALIRREQAGGKLVAMTGDGTNDAPALAQADVGVAMNTGTSAAKEAGNMVDLDSNPTKLIEIVEIGKQLLITRGALTTFSIANDVAKYFAIIPAMFKVAYPGLDQLNIMKLHSPTSAIASAIIFNALIIIALIPLALRGVRYRPSSASALLTRNIWVYGLGGLVLPFAGIKVIDLIIQFIPGLR from the coding sequence ATGTCCCTGGCGAGCAGCGGACCTCCGGCGTCCCCCGGGGGCGGGCCGAACCCGCAACCGGCGTCGCACCGCGTCTCCGGCGGGCTGCTCGACCCGAAGCAGCTGCTGGTGTCCATCCCTGACGCGGCCAGGAAGCTCGACCCGCGGGTGATGGTCCGCAACCCGGTGATGTTCGTGGTCGAGGTCGGCGCCGTGCTGACCACCGCTTTCGCGATCAAGGACCCCACCGTCTTCGCCTGGGTGATCACCGTGTGGCTGTGGCTGACCGTGGTCTTCGCCAACCTCGCCGAGGCGGTGGCCGAGGGCCGTGGCAAGGCGCAGGCCGAGACGCTGCGGCGTACGAAGACGGAGACCGCCGCCCGCAGGCTGACCGGATGGCGGCCGGGCGCCGGGGACGTCCAGGAGGAGGAAGTGGGCGCCGCCGCGCTGAAGCTGGGCGACCACGTGGTGGTCGAGGCGGGGCAGACCATCCCGGGCGACGGCGACGTCGTCGAAGGGGTCGCGTCGGTGGACGAGTCGGCGATCACCGGCGAGTCCGCCCCCGTCATCCGCGAGTCCGGCGGCGACCGCTCCGCCGTCACCGGCGGCACGAAGGTGCTGTCCGACCGCATCGTCGTCAAGATCACCTCCAAGCCCGGCGAGACCTTCATCGACCGGATGATCGCCCTGGTCGAAGGCGCCGCACGGCAGAAGACGCCCAACGAGATCGCACTGAACATCCTGCTGGCCTCGCTGACGATCGTCTTCCTGCTCGCCGTCGTCACCTTGCAGCCCTTCGCGGTCTTCGCGGGCGCCGAGCAGTCCATCATCGTCCTGGTCTCGCTGGTGGTCGCGCTGATCCCGACCACGATCGGCGCGCTGCTGTCCGCGATCGGCATCGCGGGCATGGACCGGCTGGTGCAGCGCAACGTGCTGGCCATGTCCGGCCGCGCCGTCGAGGCCGCCGGCGACGTCAACACCCTGCTGCTCGACAAGACCGGCACCATCACCCTCGGCAACCGCGAGGCCGCCGAGTTCCTGCCGGTGGGCGGGACCAGCGTCGAAGCGCTCGCGGACGCCGCCCAGCTGTCGTCGCTGTCCGACGAGACTCCCGAAGGCCGCTCCATCGTCGTGCTGGCCAAGGAGCAGTACGGGCTGCGCGGCCGCGAGCTCGGCAGCCAGGCCGAGTTCGTGCCCTTCACCGCGCAGACCCGGATGAGCGGCGTCGACCTCTCCGAGGACGGCGACCTGACCGAGGGCGGGGACCGGCGCAGCCTCCGTAAGGGCGCGGCCTCCGCGGTCATGCACTGGATCCGCGACAACGGCGGCCACCCCAACGACGAGGCGGGCCCGCTGGTCGACGCCATCGCGTCCGGCGGCGGCACCCCGCTGGTCGTCGGCGAGGTCGTGCACCGCGACGGCGAGGTGACGGCCACGGTCCTCGGCGTGATCAACCTGACGGACGTCGTCAAGGCCGGGATGCGCGAACGCTTCGACGAGCTGCGCCGGATGGGCATCCGCACGGTGATGATCACCGGCGACAACCCGATGACCGCCAGGGCCATCGCGGAGGAGGCGGGCGTGGACGACTTCCTCGCCGAGGCCACCCCCGAGGACAAGATGGCGCTGATCAGACGGGAGCAGGCCGGCGGCAAGCTCGTCGCGATGACCGGCGACGGCACCAACGACGCGCCCGCGCTGGCCCAGGCCGACGTCGGCGTCGCCATGAACACCGGCACCTCGGCCGCGAAAGAGGCCGGGAACATGGTGGACCTGGACTCCAACCCCACCAAGCTGATCGAGATCGTGGAGATCGGCAAGCAACTGCTGATCACCCGGGGCGCGCTGACGACCTTCTCCATCGCCAACGACGTCGCCAAATACTTCGCGATCATCCCGGCGATGTTCAAGGTGGCCTATCCCGGCCTGGACCAGCTCAACATCATGAAGCTGCACAGCCCGACCTCGGCGATCGCCTCGGCCATCATCTTCAACGCGCTGATCATCATCGCGCTGATCCCGCTGGCGCTGCGCGGGGTGCGCTACCGGCCGTCCTCAGCCTCCGCGCTGCTGACCCGCAACATCTGGGTGTACGGCCTCGGCGGCCTGGTGCTGCCCTTCGCCGGCATCAAAGTCATCGACCTGATCATCCAGTTCATCCCCGGCCTGCGCTGA
- a CDS encoding ABC transporter permease, whose translation MPVTTPAGPVPPPATDRGSVLGRLALTELKLFVRDKAGPAFAIGLPMALLIIFGNVPFYNQPRDNLDGFTLLDVYVPILAALVPATLSFTVVPPVLVGYREKGVLRRLRTTPVGPARVLAAQLLVIVATAAVSVTALLLVARLAFGVHLPRRPGGYLIAIVLTALALVAIGLFVAAVSPTAPVANGVGTALFYVMMFFGGLFLPLAAMPSLLRHISRAAPLGAAVQALTDATEGHWPHPLQLITLAGYAVVFGAGAVKLFRWE comes from the coding sequence ATGCCGGTCACCACCCCAGCCGGGCCCGTGCCGCCCCCCGCCACGGACCGGGGCTCCGTGCTGGGACGGCTCGCGCTCACCGAGCTGAAGCTGTTCGTCCGGGACAAGGCCGGTCCGGCCTTCGCCATCGGGCTGCCGATGGCGCTGCTGATCATCTTCGGCAACGTCCCCTTCTACAACCAGCCCCGCGACAACCTCGACGGCTTCACGCTGCTCGACGTCTACGTCCCGATCCTGGCCGCCCTGGTGCCGGCCACGCTGTCCTTCACCGTCGTGCCCCCGGTGCTTGTCGGCTACCGGGAGAAGGGCGTGCTGCGCCGCCTGCGGACGACCCCGGTCGGCCCGGCCCGGGTGCTCGCCGCCCAGCTGCTGGTCATCGTGGCGACCGCGGCCGTCTCCGTGACCGCCCTGCTGCTGGTGGCCAGGCTCGCCTTCGGCGTGCATCTGCCGCGCCGGCCCGGCGGGTACCTGATCGCCATCGTGCTGACCGCGCTCGCCCTCGTCGCGATCGGCCTCTTCGTCGCCGCGGTCTCCCCCACCGCCCCGGTCGCCAACGGGGTGGGCACGGCGCTCTTCTACGTGATGATGTTCTTCGGCGGGCTGTTCCTCCCGCTCGCCGCCATGCCCTCGCTGCTGCGGCACATCAGCCGGGCGGCCCCGCTCGGCGCCGCCGTACAGGCCCTGACCGACGCCACCGAGGGCCACTGGCCCCACCCCCTCCAGCTGATCACCCTGGCCGGCTACGCCGTCGTCTTCGGCGCGGGTGCGGTTAAATTGTTCCGCTGGGAGTGA
- a CDS encoding SAV_915 family protein, whose amino-acid sequence MAVLDHDEDPEPSQRVPAGPLFVPVRPGPAGCAARFFRTPPGTRTAVGFTSRERLAATLGADQEWIRLSEPALRALARPLGVGVLTVDPRFSAPAARRLAPPAKIVFDLLIG is encoded by the coding sequence ATGGCTGTGCTTGATCACGACGAGGACCCCGAGCCCTCTCAACGCGTCCCGGCCGGACCGCTCTTCGTCCCCGTCCGGCCGGGGCCCGCGGGCTGTGCGGCGCGCTTCTTCCGCACCCCGCCAGGGACGCGTACGGCGGTCGGTTTCACCTCACGGGAGCGGCTGGCCGCCACCCTGGGGGCCGACCAGGAATGGATCAGGCTCTCCGAGCCCGCGCTGCGGGCTCTCGCCCGGCCGCTGGGCGTCGGCGTCCTCACCGTCGACCCGCGGTTCTCCGCGCCGGCCGCCCGCAGGCTCGCGCCGCCCGCAAAAATCGTCTTCGATCTTCTGATCGGCTGA
- the kdpF gene encoding K(+)-transporting ATPase subunit F yields the protein MSADNLVGLIVAGCLLVYLVLALIFPEKF from the coding sequence GTGAGCGCGGACAACCTCGTGGGCCTGATCGTGGCCGGCTGCCTGCTGGTCTATCTCGTGCTGGCGCTGATCTTCCCGGAGAAGTTCTAG
- the kdpC gene encoding potassium-transporting ATPase subunit KdpC encodes MPGSLPSVVRNHLVALRMLLVLSVITGVLYPLAVTGIAQAAFGHQANGSLVHHGGRVVGSSLIGQNFDLPKKNPADAGEAPRPDPRYFQPRPSAGSYDPLASGASNLGPNNPDLIQAVAQRRKDVAAFDGVDPEDVPPDALTASGSGLDPDISTAYAYEQVDRVARARGLSPAAVRKLVAHRTHGRALGFLGQKHVNVLDLNVDLDRTA; translated from the coding sequence ATGCCCGGCTCCCTTCCCTCCGTGGTCCGCAACCACCTGGTCGCCCTGCGGATGCTGCTGGTGCTGTCCGTGATCACCGGCGTGCTCTACCCGCTGGCCGTCACCGGCATCGCGCAGGCCGCGTTCGGCCACCAGGCCAACGGCTCGCTCGTCCACCACGGCGGCCGGGTCGTCGGCTCCAGCCTGATCGGCCAGAACTTCGACCTGCCGAAGAAGAACCCGGCCGACGCCGGCGAGGCGCCGCGGCCCGACCCGCGGTACTTCCAGCCGCGCCCCTCGGCGGGTTCCTACGACCCGCTCGCCTCGGGCGCCTCCAACCTCGGCCCGAACAACCCGGACCTGATCCAGGCGGTCGCGCAGCGCCGCAAGGACGTCGCCGCTTTCGACGGCGTCGACCCCGAGGACGTACCCCCCGACGCCCTGACCGCCTCAGGCTCCGGCCTCGACCCCGACATCTCCACCGCCTACGCCTACGAGCAGGTCGACCGGGTCGCCCGGGCCCGCGGCCTGTCCCCGGCCGCCGTCAGGAAGCTGGTGGCCCACCGCACCCACGGCCGGGCGCTGGGCTTCCTCGGCCAGAAGCACGTCAACGTCCTGGACCTCAACGTGGACCTCGACAGGACCGCATGA
- a CDS encoding sensor histidine kinase, protein MTPAGLPPAPRRSAGPLRNGRPGRLKVFLGAAPGVGKTYRMLDEGRRRVERGTDVVVAYVECHRRPHTEQMLAGLDVLPRAARDYRGTSFAEMDTDAVLERAPQLALVDELPHTNVPGGRHAKRWEDIDELLAAGIDVLTTVNIQHLESLNDVVQKITGVPQRETVPDEVVRRAHQIELVDMPAEALRRRMAHGNVYAPEKVDAALSNYFRVGNLTALRELALLWVAGRVDEALQKYRSEHGIGRVWETRERVVVALTGGPEGETLIRRAARIADRSAGGDVLAVHIARSDGLADASPAALSRQRALVESLGGTFHCVVGDHVPTALLDFARAESATQLVMGTSRRGRLAHFLTGRGVGETTVERSGDIDVHMVTHERARRGRLLPTPSSGLPRVRRVAGPLTGLVLPVLLTVLLSHTRGSLNLTTDALLLLVAVVGVACIGGVASALLASITASLLLNWFFIPPIHKFTIGETNNALALAVFAVVAVTVATVVDQSLRLSRRAANATAEAETLSSVAGGILRGDQTVEVLLSRTREAFGMDSAELARRTDHDGDPADDDAVVAPVGPDDVLVLRGRRLAASERRVFVAFAGHVAAALERARLAEAAAEVEPVRAADRMRTALLAAVSHDLRTPIASGWAAVSSLRSRDVAFSDEDRDELLAAAEESLARLNRLVDNLLDMSRLQAGALTLHLQPTSLAEILPLALDTLPETAVPVLAQGVTDTADILADPPLLERVIANLVTNAVRHTPAGRKVLVSASALDERVELRVIDQGPGLPAEDRERVFEAFQRMGDTDNATGLGLGLALSRGLTEAMGGTLTPEDTPGGGLTMVVSLPAAAPAACAEALV, encoded by the coding sequence ATGACGCCTGCCGGACTTCCCCCCGCCCCCCGCCGCTCCGCCGGCCCGCTGCGCAACGGCCGGCCCGGCCGGCTGAAGGTCTTCCTCGGCGCGGCCCCCGGCGTCGGCAAGACCTACCGCATGCTCGACGAGGGCCGGCGCCGCGTGGAGCGCGGCACCGACGTCGTCGTCGCCTACGTCGAGTGCCACCGGCGCCCGCACACCGAGCAGATGCTGGCCGGCCTCGACGTGCTGCCCCGGGCCGCACGCGACTACCGCGGCACCTCGTTCGCCGAGATGGACACCGACGCGGTCCTTGAGCGCGCCCCGCAGCTCGCCCTGGTGGACGAGCTGCCGCACACCAACGTCCCCGGCGGCCGGCACGCCAAGCGGTGGGAGGACATCGACGAGCTGCTCGCGGCCGGTATCGACGTCCTCACCACCGTCAACATCCAGCACCTGGAGTCGCTCAACGACGTCGTCCAGAAGATCACCGGCGTCCCGCAGCGCGAGACCGTGCCGGACGAGGTCGTCCGCCGCGCCCACCAGATCGAACTGGTCGACATGCCCGCGGAGGCGCTGCGCCGCCGGATGGCGCACGGCAACGTCTACGCGCCGGAGAAGGTCGACGCGGCGCTGTCGAACTACTTCCGGGTCGGCAACCTCACCGCCCTGCGCGAGCTCGCGCTGCTGTGGGTGGCCGGGCGGGTGGACGAGGCCCTGCAGAAGTACCGCTCGGAGCACGGCATAGGACGGGTGTGGGAGACGCGCGAGCGGGTCGTCGTCGCCCTGACCGGCGGCCCCGAGGGCGAGACGCTGATCCGCAGGGCCGCCCGTATCGCCGACCGCTCCGCCGGCGGCGACGTGCTGGCGGTGCACATCGCCCGCAGCGACGGGCTGGCCGACGCCTCCCCCGCCGCGCTGTCCCGGCAGCGGGCGCTGGTCGAGTCGCTGGGCGGCACCTTCCACTGCGTGGTCGGCGACCACGTCCCCACCGCGCTGCTGGACTTCGCCCGCGCGGAGAGCGCCACCCAGCTGGTCATGGGCACCAGCCGGCGCGGCAGGCTCGCCCACTTCCTGACCGGCCGGGGCGTCGGCGAGACCACGGTCGAGCGGTCCGGCGACATCGACGTCCACATGGTCACCCACGAGCGGGCCAGGCGCGGCCGGCTGCTGCCCACGCCCAGCAGCGGCCTGCCCAGGGTGCGCAGGGTGGCCGGGCCGCTCACCGGCCTGGTGCTGCCGGTGCTGCTCACCGTGCTGCTCAGCCACACCCGCGGCAGCCTCAACCTCACCACCGACGCGCTGCTGCTCCTGGTCGCGGTGGTCGGGGTGGCCTGCATCGGCGGCGTCGCCTCCGCGCTGCTCGCCTCGATCACCGCCTCGCTGCTGCTCAACTGGTTCTTCATCCCGCCGATTCACAAGTTCACCATCGGCGAGACGAACAACGCCCTCGCGCTCGCCGTCTTCGCGGTCGTCGCGGTCACCGTCGCGACCGTCGTCGACCAGTCGCTGCGGCTGTCGCGGCGGGCGGCGAACGCCACCGCGGAAGCCGAGACGCTGTCCTCCGTGGCGGGCGGCATCCTGCGCGGCGACCAGACGGTCGAGGTGCTGCTGAGCCGCACCCGGGAGGCGTTCGGCATGGACTCCGCCGAGCTGGCCCGGCGCACCGACCACGACGGCGACCCGGCGGACGACGACGCCGTGGTGGCGCCGGTCGGCCCGGACGACGTCCTGGTGCTGCGCGGACGCCGGCTGGCCGCGTCCGAGCGCCGGGTCTTCGTCGCCTTCGCCGGCCATGTGGCCGCGGCCCTGGAACGCGCCCGGCTGGCCGAGGCCGCCGCCGAGGTCGAGCCGGTCAGGGCCGCCGACCGGATGCGCACCGCCCTGCTGGCCGCCGTCAGCCACGACCTGCGCACCCCGATCGCCAGCGGCTGGGCGGCCGTCAGCAGCCTGCGCAGCCGGGACGTGGCCTTCAGCGACGAGGACCGCGACGAGCTGCTGGCCGCCGCCGAGGAGTCGCTTGCCCGGCTCAACCGCCTGGTGGACAACCTGCTCGACATGAGCCGCCTGCAGGCCGGCGCCCTCACCCTGCACCTGCAGCCGACCTCGCTCGCCGAGATCCTCCCGCTGGCCCTTGACACCCTGCCGGAGACCGCCGTGCCGGTCCTCGCCCAGGGCGTGACGGACACCGCCGACATCCTGGCGGACCCGCCGCTGCTGGAGCGGGTGATCGCCAACCTGGTGACCAACGCGGTGCGGCACACGCCCGCGGGCCGGAAAGTGCTGGTGAGCGCCAGCGCCCTGGACGAGAGGGTGGAGCTGCGGGTCATCGACCAGGGGCCCGGACTGCCCGCCGAGGACCGCGAGCGGGTCTTCGAGGCCTTCCAGCGGATGGGCGACACCGACAACGCCACCGGGCTCGGCCTGGGCCTGGCCCTGTCCCGCGGCCTGACCGAGGCCATGGGCGGCACCCTCACCCCTGAGGACACCCCGGGCGGCGGCCTGACGATGGTGGTGTCGCTGCCCGCCGCCGCGCCGGCCGCCTGCGCGGAGGCGCTGGTCTGA
- a CDS encoding ABC transporter ATP-binding protein, translated as MPAVIDVRHLHKRYGDQVAVDDVSFSVEQGEIFGILGPNGAGKTTTVECVEGLRTADRGEISVLGLDPLRDRAELTQRLGVQLQDGRLPDRLTAGEALRLYGSFYRRPADRQELMDVLGLADKQRTPYAKLSGGQQQRLSIALALVGSPEVAVLDELTTGLDPQARRDTWGLIQDVRSRGVTIVLVTHFMEEAERLCDRVAVIDRGRIVVVDTPAALTERVEGGQRIQFRPSVRFDDALLTGLPDVTGLTHRGDLVEVTGTAGALNAITSVLARNDIVAEHLRVEQPSLEDAFVALTGRHVAPGASSAGPEAYAEPDAHPGVDAGTTER; from the coding sequence ATGCCCGCGGTCATCGATGTGCGGCACCTGCACAAGCGCTACGGGGACCAGGTGGCGGTCGACGACGTCTCCTTCAGCGTGGAGCAGGGCGAGATCTTCGGGATCCTCGGCCCGAACGGCGCCGGCAAGACGACCACGGTGGAGTGCGTCGAAGGGCTGCGCACCGCCGACCGGGGCGAGATCAGCGTGCTCGGCCTCGACCCGCTGCGCGACCGTGCCGAGCTGACCCAGCGGCTCGGCGTGCAGCTCCAGGACGGCCGGCTGCCCGACCGGCTGACGGCCGGCGAGGCGCTGCGGCTGTACGGCTCGTTCTACCGCAGGCCGGCCGACCGGCAGGAGCTGATGGACGTCCTCGGCCTCGCGGACAAGCAGCGGACCCCGTACGCGAAGCTGTCCGGCGGCCAGCAGCAGCGGCTCTCGATCGCGCTGGCGCTGGTCGGCAGCCCGGAGGTGGCCGTCCTTGACGAGCTCACCACCGGTCTCGACCCGCAGGCCCGCCGTGACACCTGGGGCCTGATCCAGGACGTGCGCTCGCGCGGGGTGACGATCGTGCTGGTCACGCACTTCATGGAGGAGGCCGAGCGGCTCTGCGACCGGGTCGCGGTGATCGACCGGGGCCGCATCGTCGTGGTGGACACCCCGGCGGCCCTGACCGAACGCGTCGAGGGCGGGCAGCGGATCCAGTTCCGGCCGTCGGTCCGCTTCGACGACGCCCTGCTGACCGGGCTGCCCGACGTCACAGGCCTCACCCACCGGGGCGACCTCGTGGAGGTCACCGGCACCGCCGGCGCGCTCAACGCGATCACCTCGGTGCTGGCCCGCAACGACATCGTGGCGGAGCACCTGCGGGTGGAGCAGCCGAGCCTGGAGGACGCCTTCGTCGCGCTGACCGGCAGGCACGTGGCGCCGGGCGCGTCTTCCGCCGGACCGGAGGCGTATGCCGAGCCGGACGCCCACCCCGGCGTCGATGCCGGCACCACCGAGCGCTAG